A genomic window from Candidatus Kouleothrix ribensis includes:
- a CDS encoding Gfo/Idh/MocA family oxidoreductase codes for MLGISVIGYGYWGPNLVRNFSQVPNVRVVSVCDQRPERRAYVESVYPAIKTCADVRDVWSNPAIDAVAIATPVSSHYELALQALRAGKHVFVEKPFTTTSEEAERLIEEAEKRQLTLMVDHTFVYTSAVRKIKELIDDGSTGKIMYYDSVRVNLGLFQHDVNVLWDLAVHDLSIMDFLFERSPVTIAATGMAHVRGQPENLAYLTCYFSDDLIAHFHVNWLAPVKVRQTLIGGSQKMIVYDDIEMSEKIKVYDKGITLSDNPADIYQLKVGYRAGDMWAPRLDNIEALQIEANHFVDCITKRRKPLTDGSVGLRVVRILEAASQSIAQRGAPVNLF; via the coding sequence ATGCTAGGAATCAGCGTTATCGGCTATGGCTACTGGGGGCCAAACCTGGTTCGCAACTTCTCGCAAGTTCCGAATGTCCGGGTCGTCTCAGTCTGCGACCAGCGCCCTGAACGGCGCGCCTATGTCGAATCGGTCTACCCGGCAATCAAGACCTGTGCCGACGTGCGCGACGTGTGGTCGAACCCGGCGATCGACGCGGTGGCAATTGCCACACCAGTGTCGTCGCACTACGAGCTGGCGCTGCAGGCGCTCCGAGCCGGCAAGCACGTATTTGTCGAGAAACCCTTCACCACCACATCGGAGGAAGCCGAGCGGCTGATCGAAGAGGCCGAGAAGCGCCAGCTGACACTGATGGTTGACCACACATTTGTATATACCAGCGCGGTACGCAAGATCAAAGAGCTGATCGACGACGGCAGCACCGGCAAGATCATGTACTACGACTCGGTGCGCGTGAACCTCGGCCTGTTCCAGCATGACGTGAACGTGCTATGGGATCTCGCGGTACACGACCTCTCGATCATGGATTTTCTGTTCGAACGCTCACCCGTAACAATTGCGGCTACCGGTATGGCGCATGTGCGTGGGCAACCCGAGAACCTGGCCTACCTGACCTGCTATTTCAGCGACGACCTGATCGCACATTTTCACGTCAACTGGCTTGCGCCGGTGAAGGTGCGCCAGACGCTAATCGGCGGCTCGCAGAAGATGATCGTATATGACGATATCGAGATGAGCGAGAAGATCAAGGTCTACGATAAGGGCATCACGCTCAGCGACAACCCGGCCGACATCTACCAGCTTAAGGTTGGCTACCGGGCCGGCGACATGTGGGCACCGCGGCTCGACAATATCGAGGCGCTACAGATCGAGGCAAACCACTTCGTCGACTGCATCACCAAGCGGCGCAAACCATTGACTGACGGCTCGGTGGGGCTGCGCGTGGTGCGTATTCTAGAAGCAGCGTCGCAATCGATCGCGCAGCGCGGTGCGCCGGTTAACCTATTCTGA
- a CDS encoding glycosyltransferase family 4 protein — MTTYQFGFILEQALGHITHTKNLQQNVASDGDVQPHWGLIPFDAQGLAGRVPLYSSNWTLRAGVRARRTVARLASHAQLDALFFHTQVPAVLSTSWIKRIPSVISLDATPLQYDALGQVYGHAPGAAWIERLKWQLNRDCFRAAHHLVTWSAWAKQGLVDEYEVPAEKITVIPPGVNTHTWARSAARLAHDRPVKILFVGGDFERKGGLLLLEAFRAVRRHGAELHVVTRAALPSEPGLFVYTKMQPNSAELKELYFSADLFCLPTYGDCLPMVLSEAGAAGLPVITTRVAAIPELVRDGETGVLVPVGDVAALTNALTQLVVDRALRLRQGERAVEVVSATFDAERNTRRLLDLLKQLAGRAPR; from the coding sequence ATGACAACCTATCAGTTTGGCTTTATTCTCGAGCAAGCTTTGGGCCACATCACCCACACCAAAAATCTGCAGCAGAATGTGGCGAGCGATGGTGATGTGCAGCCACACTGGGGGCTGATACCGTTCGACGCGCAGGGCCTTGCCGGCCGCGTACCGCTGTACAGCAGTAATTGGACGCTCCGCGCCGGTGTGCGCGCCCGCCGCACTGTGGCCCGGCTCGCCAGTCATGCCCAGCTCGACGCCCTATTCTTCCATACGCAGGTACCGGCGGTACTCTCGACAAGTTGGATCAAACGAATACCAAGCGTGATCTCGCTGGACGCGACGCCCTTGCAGTACGATGCGCTTGGCCAGGTCTATGGGCACGCACCGGGTGCAGCCTGGATCGAGCGCCTCAAATGGCAGCTCAATCGCGATTGCTTTCGGGCCGCGCACCACCTGGTCACCTGGAGTGCATGGGCTAAGCAGGGGCTGGTCGATGAGTACGAGGTACCGGCCGAGAAGATCACTGTCATCCCACCGGGCGTGAACACGCACACCTGGGCGCGCTCAGCAGCCCGCCTTGCACACGATCGGCCGGTCAAGATCCTGTTTGTAGGCGGCGACTTCGAGCGCAAAGGTGGCCTGCTACTGCTCGAGGCGTTTCGGGCCGTGCGCCGGCACGGCGCCGAGCTGCACGTTGTTACGCGTGCGGCATTGCCCAGCGAGCCGGGCCTGTTTGTGTACACGAAAATGCAGCCCAACAGCGCCGAGCTGAAAGAGCTCTACTTCAGCGCCGACCTCTTTTGCCTGCCTACCTACGGCGATTGCCTACCGATGGTCTTGTCCGAGGCTGGTGCGGCTGGCCTGCCGGTTATTACCACGCGCGTCGCGGCAATTCCCGAGCTTGTGCGCGATGGCGAGACGGGTGTACTCGTGCCGGTAGGTGATGTTGCCGCGCTCACCAACGCACTCACGCAGCTGGTTGTCGATCGGGCGCTACGCTTACGCCAGGGTGAGCGCGCGGTTGAGGTTGTGTCGGCGACATTTGATGCCGAGCGTAATACCCGCAGGCTGCTTGATCTGCTCAAGCAGCTGGCTGGCCGTGCGCCGCGCTGA